The DNA region TGATGCATTTCTCTGTATAGAATCTGATTTACTTCTTGTCCTTTTGTTCTCTTTCATCCATATTAAATACAAGTTAGGCATCCTTCTCATTTGCTTGTGTGAATCCTTGCATATCTTGTGAACATGTATATACTTCGTGCTAATGGCCATGTAATTTGTGCTCATGTTTATACACTACTTACAAAATCTAAATACAGCATCAGAAATATACCAAGGCATGCTATGGGAATGCATGTTGCTCCCAATAAAACGTGAGCTCATAGGTTTGTAACACGAGCATTTACCATCTTATCACTGCATGTCATAATAATCTTAGTCTGTCCTGTACTGAAAGCTGCGACCAATTTCATGCTGCGAATTATGCAATAATCTCCCTAGCCTAAATTCTTCTTTAATAACTTTCCCTCTTCAATGTTCATCAAGCAAGCTAACAATATTATTATTGTTCCTGCAGACCATAGACAAGTTGATCTCTGATCTCATGAGTTCAGGAAGAACAGTAGCATCCAAAGTTTCCTGTTCAGCGGGAAACAGTGGCAGCTTCCCTCCTTGCCTCCTTCCAGGGTTTCTAGGTTTCCCAGTTGTTTTTGTAAACTTCCACTTGTTCAAGGCCATTGTTCGCAGCCCTGCATCTTCTGTTGTCTTGGGAATCTGTGGAGGGAGCCTCCCTTAGACAGTTGCCCTATAAGGCATCATTCTAGTTTATCTGGGAATTCGTTGAAGGGAGCTGCCCTAGCTAAATTGTGGCCCAAGACTTCTTAGGTCACGAAACTGCTGAATCTCATAAGCTCTAGAAGATCTGAAGATGGTTTCCTCTGAGATAACCTCTGTTACAGCAGCTCGTGCACAGGGCCCCAAGCTTTTTAGAGGGAAGATACTTCTCCCAGGGGGGCCACCAGATGTTGTCCCTTCTGAAAATGTCGAGTTCGATTTTTCTGATGTTTTCGGACCTACTGCAGTCCATACTCCTACAGAAGTGAATATTCTCACTCCAGGCAGTCCAGCACCTGTGGCTGACTCCAGCGATGAGGTTTACAATGACCCTGATGTCATTGTCAAGCGATCTCATTCTCTTGTTGGTCCATCATCTCTTGTTAGCCAATCGTTGCCATTTAGCAAGCTTACGCCACACGAGACTGAGATCTCATTGGAACTTTCAGAATGCTCTTCCAAAGAAAAGCAAATTAGCCATGTGTCCCTTAgtgatgatgagcttgatgatgtcAAAAAGGAGAATGAGGGTGTTGGGCTCGATGATTTCGAAGTCTTGAAGCTTGTTGGCCAAGGTGCATTTGGCAAAGTCTATCAGGTGAGAAAGAAAGGTACTTCAGAAATATATGCAATGAAAGTTATGAGGAAGGACaaggttgtggagaagaatcaTGCCGAGTACATGAAAGCTGAGAGAGATATACTGACAAAAGTTGACCATCCTTTTGTAGTGCAGCTGAGGTACTCGTTTCAGGTAGGCAATTACCATTTATGCGTCTATTCTTTATTGCCATGATCAGATGCTCTACTTTTGGCAGTATCCTGTTGCCAATATTAAACACTACAATCTTGGCAGACAAAGTACCGACTTTACCTTGTCCTCGACTTCATAAATGGGGGCCATCTCTTCTTCCAGCTTTACCAACAGGGTTTATTTAGGTATTTTGGTTTCATATATTTCTACTTTGTGCCTATCAAGTTGTTACTAGCCTTAATAAGTACCTTATCTTATAGGGAGGAGCTTGCACGCATCTATACTGCTGAAATTGTATCTGCCGTAGCCCACCTCCATGCCAATGGTATTATGCATAGAGATTTGAAGCCTGAGAACATCTTACTCGATGCTGATGGTCATGTAAGGATACGTTAATATATCCTCTGTTCCTCCTATAAAACCTTGTGCTCCCTTCACATATGAAAATTttgattttttattttgtttcttTTTGACATCTATGATTTCTAGGCCATGCTGACTGACTTTGGCGTGGCAAAGGAATTTGATGAAAACACTAGATCAAACTCTATGTGCGGTACTGTTGAGTACATGGCCCCAGAAATTGTTCAGGGCCGGGGGCATGATAAGGCTGCTGACTGGTGGAGCGTGGGGATCCTTCTTTTTGAAATGCTTACGGGCAAGGTGAGTTGTTTGAGCTGGAAGCTTTGGACTGGCAGTTTTTGGTTCATAGGAGATTTATTTGATTGGTATCCCTTTTTTTGTATGCTAACAATTTTTTTGCCTTATACGACAGCCACCATTTGTTGGTGGAAACAGAGACAAGATTCAGCAGAAGATAGTGAAGGAGAAGATAAAGCTGCCGACATATCTATCCAGTGAAGTTCACTCTCTGTTGAAAGGAGTAAGTTGCTGCTATCTTTACCTTGCTTACATGCATTTTGTTCCGCCAGCTTCATGCATGTATCAAAATCTACCGTTTGGTAAAATAAAACTAATCAAGTCTTCGAAGAACAGATCACTCGTGCTGTGCTTGGAGCACCAGATTTGGATGGGCTGAAATTTATATGCCCTTAACGCCACCGTCCCATCTTGCAACAATTTTCTTTTCAGAGATTCATCCTGTCATCTCTAATTTCTCGACCCTGTGTTGATTATTGCAGTTACTGAACAAAGAAGCTGGCAGACGGCTGGGAAGTGGGCCAGATGGCAGTGATGAAATAAAGAACCACAAGTGGTTCAAGTCAATCAACTGGAAGAGACTGGAGGCCCGGCAGATCCAGCCAAGCTTCCGCCCAAATGTTGCTGGCAAGACCTGCATCGCGAACTTCGACGAGTGCTGGACGAGCATGCCCGTCCTGGACTCTCCAGTGGCCAGCCCAGTCGCAGCCAACAGCAACTTCGTGGGGTTCAGTTATGTGAGGCCTGCTCCATTCCTGCAAAAGCCAAGTCCTCTTGGCTGAGGAGCTACTTCTGTTACCAGAGAAGATCGACCCTGGAGTTGGAATATTTATCTTGAGGTACCTGCGGGTACGAGTTTGCATGTAGATTTATGTTTCTGTGATTTCGTGGAAAACACTTTGTTCTACACATTAGTGATGCAAGTGTAACCTTATTGTTGTGTTATGGGGAGGCATACCCACCTATTGCTCGAGGACAACTGCTGGGCAAGTGACCATGTGTAATAATTGCCAAAATTTCTTACTGAAGCGGCATAATTATCTACAGAAGATGTGCAATATTTTGCTTGCCCATAGGCGTCCTTTTCTCTTTTTGAGaagggaagggaaaaagaattCTTGCATGCTTCACCTGAGCTTAGTTGTTAGTGAGAGTCTGTTTAGGGGGCTTTGTTAACTTGTTTGCGCTTTGCAGGAGGCAGGCCTCTCGTGGAACACGCGCGGGTCGATTGCTTGCTTATGTAGTTATGTTAGAGGCAGATAGTGACCAGGAAGAAGAATGCTACTCGACCGTATCCGAGGGCGTGCGAATCATGCTAACCAGTCACCAGTGCAAGGCGCTCTACGCGTCTAGTTAAGCAGCAAGGGCAGTCCCAAGCTCCTGGACCCGGACAAACAAGCAGCACCTGAACGTCCATGGCCGTTCGTACACGGCGAGCTCTCCTGCAGTTGCAGCAAGAGCAGCATGAGTTCAGTTATGCTGCCTCTCTCTGAACCCAACGCATTCAGATGCCGATGCAGGCAGGCTGAGCATTGCAAGCATGCCGCTCGTTGTAGTGCGTTGGCCGCCGCGTCGCCTTGCTATATGttcctttatttttttttttctgaaagatGATTGCAAGTTTCTGCATTGCAACCAGAGTGGCAGCGTACCAACCAAAATGTTCAGACAACTGAATAAACCATCCCCCTCTGTAGCACTGAGAATGAGAAGAAGAGGACACAGAAATTGGCTTGGTCACCGACTCACCGTCACCCCATTGCTCTCTGCATTGATTGATCACGAACCAAATCCATCCGTTTGTTAGGCCTGGCGGATGGAGAGACAGAAAAACAAACGTTTCACTGGGAAAACTCTGTTCCACTTCCACCACTCATGGCGCCATGGCGGA from Panicum hallii strain FIL2 chromosome 9, PHallii_v3.1, whole genome shotgun sequence includes:
- the LOC112875247 gene encoding serine/threonine-protein kinase AtPK2/AtPK19-like; the encoded protein is MVSSEITSVTAARAQGPKLFRGKILLPGGPPDVVPSENVEFDFSDVFGPTAVHTPTEVNILTPGSPAPVADSSDEVYNDPDVIVKRSHSLVGPSSLVSQSLPFSKLTPHETEISLELSECSSKEKQISHVSLSDDELDDVKKENEGVGLDDFEVLKLVGQGAFGKVYQVRKKGTSEIYAMKVMRKDKVVEKNHAEYMKAERDILTKVDHPFVVQLRYSFQTKYRLYLVLDFINGGHLFFQLYQQGLFREELARIYTAEIVSAVAHLHANGIMHRDLKPENILLDADGHAMLTDFGVAKEFDENTRSNSMCGTVEYMAPEIVQGRGHDKAADWWSVGILLFEMLTGKPPFVGGNRDKIQQKIVKEKIKLPTYLSSEVHSLLKGLLNKEAGRRLGSGPDGSDEIKNHKWFKSINWKRLEARQIQPSFRPNVAGKTCIANFDECWTSMPVLDSPVASPVAANSNFVGFSYVRPAPFLQKPSPLG